From Flavobacteriales bacterium, the proteins below share one genomic window:
- the prfA gene encoding peptide chain release factor 1 produces MLDKLEAIKVRFDEVSQLIVDPNIISDMKQYIQLNKEYKDLQPIIAAYKDYRNLLSNLENAKEMLKDDEMKEMARMELDELTPLRNSMEEDIKVLLIPKDPADSKNAVVEIRAGAGGDEASIFTGDLYRMYLNYAGTKGWKTELVDVAEGTSGGYKEIIFNVKGEDVYGMLKFESGVHRVQRVPQTETQGRVHTSAASVVVMPEAEEFDVEIKDSDIRKDTYCSSGPGGQSVNTTYSAVRLTHIPTGVVAQCQDQKSQHKNYDKALKVLRSRIYEIEMQKRLEELSGKRKSMVVTGDRSAKIRTYNYPQGRVTDHRIGLTQYNLSNVIDGDIEKFIEELKIAENAERLKEGTTQTD; encoded by the coding sequence ATGCTAGATAAGTTAGAAGCAATAAAAGTAAGATTTGATGAAGTGTCACAATTAATTGTTGACCCTAATATCATTTCTGATATGAAGCAGTATATTCAACTAAACAAAGAATATAAAGACTTACAACCAATCATAGCGGCTTATAAAGATTATAGAAACCTGTTATCAAATCTCGAAAATGCCAAAGAGATGCTTAAAGATGACGAGATGAAGGAAATGGCTCGAATGGAACTTGATGAACTTACACCATTAAGAAATTCTATGGAAGAAGACATTAAGGTGTTATTAATTCCTAAAGATCCAGCCGATTCCAAAAATGCTGTGGTGGAAATACGTGCAGGAGCAGGAGGAGATGAAGCTAGTATTTTTACAGGTGACCTTTACAGAATGTATTTAAATTATGCGGGTACTAAAGGTTGGAAAACTGAACTTGTAGATGTTGCAGAAGGAACATCAGGTGGTTACAAGGAAATCATATTTAATGTAAAGGGTGAAGATGTGTACGGAATGCTCAAATTTGAATCTGGTGTTCACCGTGTTCAAAGAGTGCCACAAACCGAAACTCAGGGGCGTGTTCACACATCTGCAGCTTCAGTAGTAGTAATGCCTGAAGCAGAAGAATTTGATGTTGAAATAAAAGACAGCGATATAAGAAAAGATACATATTGTTCGTCAGGCCCTGGTGGTCAGTCAGTAAATACCACTTATTCCGCTGTAAGACTTACACATATTCCAACAGGTGTCGTAGCACAATGTCAAGACCAAAAATCTCAGCATAAAAATTACGACAAAGCACTCAAAGTTCTGCGTTCAAGAATTTATGAAATAGAAATGCAAAAGCGGTTAGAAGAGCTTTCAGGCAAAAGGAAATCAATGGTCGTTACTGGAGACCGTTCTGCAAAAATTAGAACATACAATTATCCACAAGGAAGGGTAACCGACCATAGAATTGGTCTGACACAGTACAATCTATCAAACGTTATTGATGGTGATATTGAAAAGTTTATCGAAGAGCTTAAAATAGCAGAAAACGCTGAAAGACTAAAAGAAGGTACAACCCAAACAGATTAA
- the pyrF gene encoding orotidine-5'-phosphate decarboxylase, whose product MTANDLFEQIKAKESFLCIGLDTDLQKIPSHLLDLEDPVFEFNKQIIDATSDLCVAYKPNIAFYESMGEKGWKSLKKTIDYIPKDIFTIADAKRGDIGNTSKMYAKTFFETYNFDSVTVAPYMGSDSVTPFLEFKDKWAIILALTSNSGGLDFQITKDENGEMLYQKVLKTSKSYGENIMFVVGATRAESLKEIREIVPNHFLLVPGVGAQGGNLNDVAKYGMNNQCGLLVNSSRGIIYADSTKDFAIKAREQALALQQQMKVLLSLSL is encoded by the coding sequence ATGACAGCAAACGACCTATTTGAGCAAATAAAAGCAAAAGAATCATTCTTATGTATTGGCTTAGATACTGATTTGCAAAAAATCCCTTCTCATTTACTTGATTTAGAAGACCCTGTTTTTGAATTTAACAAGCAAATTATTGATGCTACTTCAGATTTATGTGTTGCCTATAAACCAAATATTGCCTTCTATGAAAGTATGGGTGAAAAGGGATGGAAAAGCCTTAAGAAAACGATAGACTATATTCCTAAAGATATTTTTACAATCGCCGATGCTAAGCGTGGGGATATTGGTAATACCTCTAAGATGTATGCTAAGACATTTTTTGAAACCTATAATTTTGATTCAGTAACTGTTGCACCATACATGGGTTCTGATTCGGTTACTCCATTTTTAGAATTTAAAGATAAATGGGCAATAATACTAGCCTTAACATCAAACAGTGGAGGATTGGATTTTCAAATAACTAAAGATGAAAATGGAGAAATGCTTTATCAGAAAGTATTGAAAACATCAAAAAGTTATGGTGAAAACATCATGTTTGTGGTAGGAGCTACTAGAGCAGAATCTTTGAAAGAAATTAGAGAGATTGTCCCGAACCATTTTCTATTAGTTCCAGGTGTAGGAGCTCAAGGAGGTAACCTAAATGATGTTGCCAAATACGGAATGAACAATCAATGTGGATTGCTCGTAAATTCTTCAAGAGGGATTATTTATGCTGATTCAACGAAAGATTTTGCAATAAAAGCAAGAGAGCAAGCGTTGGCTTTGCAGCAACAGATGAAAGTCTTACTGTCTTTGTCGTTATAA
- a CDS encoding phosphoribosylformylglycinamidine cyclo-ligase, whose protein sequence is MSSSRYNLRGVSADKEDVHSAIKNVDKGLFPQAFCKIVPDYLSNDNDYCVVMHADGAGTKSSLAYMYWKETGDISVWKGIAQDALVMNLDDLLCVGVTDNILLSSTIGRNKNLIPGEVISAIINGTEELLSDLRSQGVDIKSTGGETADVGDLVRTIIVDSTVIARLKREDVISNHNIQDGDVIVGLSSFGQASYESEYNGGMGSNGLTSARHDVFSKYLANKYPESFDPSVPEDLIYSGTKMLTDTQEDLTVDIGKLVLSPTRTYAPVIKKILDAYRNDIHGMVHCSGGAQTKVLHFVNDVHVIKDNLFDIPPLFELIQKESNTDWKEMYKVFNMGHRMELYVPAEIADEIIAISKQFNVDAKVVGRVESNKGKKLTIKSQYGEFVY, encoded by the coding sequence ATGTCAAGTAGTAGATATAATCTTAGGGGAGTTTCAGCAGACAAGGAAGATGTTCACAGTGCTATAAAAAATGTAGATAAAGGCCTTTTTCCTCAAGCATTTTGTAAAATTGTTCCAGATTACCTATCAAACGATAATGATTATTGTGTGGTAATGCATGCGGACGGTGCTGGTACTAAATCATCATTAGCCTACATGTATTGGAAAGAAACTGGTGATATCTCTGTTTGGAAAGGTATTGCTCAAGATGCACTTGTGATGAACTTGGATGACTTACTTTGTGTAGGTGTAACTGATAACATCTTACTCTCTTCAACTATAGGTAGAAATAAAAATCTAATCCCTGGTGAAGTCATTTCAGCCATCATCAATGGAACAGAAGAGTTACTTTCAGATTTAAGAAGTCAAGGTGTAGATATCAAATCAACAGGTGGGGAGACTGCCGATGTTGGTGATTTAGTCCGAACGATTATAGTTGATTCTACTGTTATTGCTCGATTAAAAAGAGAAGATGTCATCTCAAACCATAATATACAAGATGGTGATGTAATTGTAGGACTTTCTTCATTTGGACAGGCTAGCTATGAGTCAGAGTATAATGGTGGAATGGGGAGTAATGGGTTAACTTCTGCTCGACACGATGTTTTTTCAAAATACTTGGCGAATAAATATCCAGAAAGTTTTGACCCATCAGTTCCAGAAGATTTAATATATTCAGGAACAAAAATGCTAACAGATACTCAGGAAGACCTGACTGTTGATATTGGCAAATTAGTGCTTTCACCAACACGAACCTATGCCCCAGTCATTAAGAAGATTCTTGATGCTTACAGAAATGATATTCACGGAATGGTGCACTGCAGTGGAGGTGCACAGACAAAAGTTTTACATTTTGTAAATGACGTTCATGTTATAAAAGATAACCTTTTTGATATCCCTCCCTTGTTTGAATTAATTCAAAAAGAATCTAATACGGACTGGAAAGAAATGTACAAGGTTTTCAATATGGGACACCGAATGGAATTATATGTTCCTGCAGAAATAGCAGACGAAATCATTGCTATATCAAAACAGTTTAATGTTGATGCTAAAGTGGTTGGTAGAGTAGAATCTAATAAAGGTAAAAAGTTGACAATTAAGAGTCAATACGGTGAATTTGTTTATTAA